The Poecilia reticulata strain Guanapo linkage group LG1, Guppy_female_1.0+MT, whole genome shotgun sequence DNA window GCCGCAGCGGTGAAACCAAATCTCGGCGTGTAAAAAATTGCGCTGCTTCGCAGCTTCTACGTTTTACCGTGATGTCCTCCTCCCGTCCTCAGAACAGATGCCGTGCGCATGCTCACAATTTGTCCTGCAAAGGCATCAACTTGGGATCTGAATCAATTTTCTATCTTAACATTTTAAGCTCATAGCTCTGTATGTCTTTCAACTAGATAAAATCATACATTTCTCCCATCGCTCAATTTctctgttaaaataatttagctcaAGCAGCAAAAACCGttgactgctttttttttttaaataaactgtgaaGAAACAACGCCATCTGCTGGACTTTGTAAGAATGCAATTGGAAGATATTTCTCCGGTATTTCACCATTCGGGCTTTAACCTGAAACTACCCTGGCTTTCTCCCCAACGGGCCAGAATGTAATAATGtggaaagtgtgtgtgtgtgtgtgtgtgtgtgtatatatatatataattattttaggTAAATCTTTAAACCATGGTATATCTTAAAACAATGTTGccgtgtgtattttttttatttccccttaTTTCTTTGCTGGAGTGCACCATAGATTAATTTAAAGTGTTACTTGGTCAGCTTGTAGCTTATTTCATGCTCAAACCAACCGTgggccattttcttaaaacaatttctgtatCAAATGAATTGTGATGATAAATACTCATGGAATGGTCATGTCTGATGTgtaattttaacaataaaagtttagaattttgtgaaaagtttggtttatatctttgatttattttgtttctaagcCCATTTATCCTCCATCAAATATAACACATATCTGAACCCTGgtcaaaaaaaattactgagaCACCTGCAGACATAACATTTGGAATATTATTGGAGCgataaaaccacattttcatACCAAACAGTACGAGTAGATTTTTTGAGATGTTGATTGTCAATGCACCTACAAAACATCTCAAACATGGTCAGAACGGCAGACAATGGCAAACAGGTccacaaaaattacaaaaatatgaaaaggtgaGGCTGAAATAAGAAGCACCCCACTCCGATAAACCCTaacatttgattttttattCTCCCCTGCAAGACAAATTCAGAACAACTGCATTCACTTGAACGGCTGTGACGGTTAAGGTTCACTGCTAAAATCTCTAATTTATTaccaataaaacagatttactaGGTGTTGCAGCAGACAATaatgaagtaattaaagacacttTGAGTCAATTATGGAtgccttttgtaaataaaatatttttattgacataTTTACCTTTATTACATCATCTATAACTAAAATGACACACAAGTAACCAgtgaatatcttttttttcttttggcccTTAAGGGCTTCCATGGGGAAACAATAGACACAAGCATCCCTGGTATAATTGTATTATTCTTCACTTTATAATAATCTCCTTTTAATTATTTGGAAAGGTATTGCACCCCacaagaaaataatgaattgTTTGTGTACAACTCATTACACAAAAAACTTGTATTCAACTTTTGCTCTACAGCAGCAAaagtttagatttgtttttcatttgttgtcacaaaaaaaagtgtagaaagcttatttatttgaactagattcttggagtaaaaaaaaaaaaaaaaaaaaatccaagttgGACAAATAAGCAAAATGGCTTCCTAAcaccagaaataataaaaaaaggaaaaacaagattCTCATTGACCTTCATCTCAAAATTCTGTGTACTTGAATCATAGTAAAGTAACTAAATCTTCCACattcaaaaaatacatttgaaaattatcaacattttcctttatttgttttaatgcatATACAGGCATGTACTTTGCCAATTGCTTGTAGTGCTTGTAGTGGCTTGCCTGATTACTGAGCGCAAAAACCGACCAAGGGTTTCCCAACTTGAAACTAGAACATGGTCAGGTTGGGTTTGATGGAAGTCAGTATAAATAACCATAGGCGCTCTTTTCACTTCATTTCTTTCACCAATCTTCCATCTAGTATCGTTAGCAAAGGGTAATGGGCCTAAACTACTTGTCTTCTCATCCGTTTCAGCTAGccagctctacatcacagaTAATTTGTTTCGTTTTTGCTTTGTAAACGTCTCTTCTGAGTATCTCGTGTGAGTCCCAGGTGTCAGTCAGTAGATGTCACTAAAAACCCCGACATCTTCTGACAATGTACCGACTCCAACTTCTTGACCCTGGGTTTTATGTTGGGAATGGGACTTTTTGGCATAAGCACATCCCTTCAATACTCAAAAACACGTTacttcattaaaaatgccaCTCATACTTCCATGAACCGGCAATTACATCCGCTTTAGTCAAGGAGTTTATTTACTCGGTATTGTGTACCGTTACCCAGAAGACGAATGCCTTGAATTCATCGTCTTGTGCTTGGgaaaagagaagcagcaaagcCGTGCTGTTGTAATGAATGACTTGGCTTTTTAACTCGACATGTGGAATTGAAGCTGTGAAGACAGTTTGGCCTCACAAGTGTCACTTCTCTTCAAACCCAAACAGAGAAAGGGGAACTGGCTCTGATAGAGAGGACAGATAGTGAGGTAGCAGCTGGAAGAAGCTAACACCCTCCTCTGGTCTTAAAGCCAGCAAGGCGTGAACAAGTTCCTGCACTGCCATGTGGGCGAAGTGCATCCACATGCACGCGCAATCCGACGCACGGCCATGATGAAGTAGTTCTGTGgcttgtcaatttttttttgtgtgtgtgcacgcgtgtgtgtgtgttcaccaAAACTTCCCCACTGCACATTTTGGTCGTCAGCggaagtttttaaaagtgtgtCATGTTGAAAATTCCCACAAAACCCTAatttttcaatgcattttttttttcctgcacacaGATAAATTCCCATTATCTGGAGTTTTACTGgcatgatggtggcagcatcatgttgtggggatTACTGTTACTATCCGTTCTGTGGGTGAGGTGAGAatgaggaggaaggagaaactGCTGACTGAAATTAATTTGTGTATCTTCTCTCATCCTTTCCTAACTGAATAACAAGTTAGCTGTTCATTTAAACCGAGACTCCTCAGCATGTCGTCCCGAGATCGTGACGACCCAGAGAGACGTCTGATGTGAAATAGAACCAGTTTCTCATCTTAGAAATAGTCAAGTGTAAGATCTGACACCCGTCAGGCATCAGTGGGACGATCCAGTAACTAATTTACATTGAAGGCACTGGAATAGTTTCCCTTATCTTGCTGCAACAAAATGATTCGGTTCTGCGCTTCGAGCAGTAACACCGAGGCTTCTCTACCTCGTGGGAACGCTAAATGAGTATATTATTCTGGAGTGAGAAACCAGCACATGGTGCAGAGTGGTGTCCTTTGAAGCCGTGAACTGCAGATCTCTGAAAACCacagccttaaaaaaaagagacatgtGACCTTCGAGATAATaggatgggttttttttttgcagtcagaATTGGCAAACTTGAACATCTCTAAACGCTCTGCAGCTTGTGTGTGATGACAGAACcgctcttttattttttttacatctttatacagacaaaataaaacagtaggTACAGCATAAATACAGtattttgtgctgctttgtgtgaGTGGAAACACGCGGCTTTATGCAAACAGACAACCTCGTTACGTACAAATATATGCATGCTAAGGAGTAGAAATACTCCTGCAATAACTCTTTACAGGCCATCTTTTCAGATGGATGACTAAGAACAGCCGCCACACTCCCACGACGTCTATACTCACACACACTTTAACAAACGCCGAGGACAGACAGATTCGCCACTTTATGCTTTCATTTCTAATACTACCAGCTACTTGTATGACTAAATCGCTGTCTATCTCCATGTAGGTGACCGTTTGTGTGCATGAACGCAGTCTACTTGAGTTCTAGGCGGTGCTCACCACGGGCTATGTGGGAGGAGAACTCGTAACGGTCCCGGCTGCGGTGGCCACAAACGTTGCATTCGAGCGGGTCACGGAAGCCGTGGCATCCCATGTGGATGGTGAACATGACGTAGTCCAGGAAGAGCACCCTGCAGTGGCCGCAGGGGTACACCGCTCCGGGCGGCGCCCCGGACTCTCCGTCCGCCCGCATGACCCGCAGTGCCTCGAGGGGCGTCAGCGGAATGGGCTGGCTGTGCGGGTGCGGGACGCCGTTCTGGTGATTGATCCCCCCCAGCAGGTGACCCAGGCTGTACATGACAGGCTGGGTCATCTGGGAGGCGTCGTTGTGGAAGGAGTCCATGCTGAGGGGCGGCTGTGCTCCGTGAGGGAGGCCCAGGAGAGGCATCTTGTGGCCGTTGGTGAGGCTGATTGGGTTGATATCCGTGCGGTTTAATGGGATGGGGTACGGTCTGTGGGTGGGAGGTGGGTCGCCATCTGGGCCTGCAAGGACTGTTTGCAGCTGGCCCTCTGGCCCAGGTGAGCCAGGTAGAGGGTCCTTTATGTCAGATCGGTGGAGCATCTCCCTGTTAAAGCTCAGGTCCAGGCAGACCCCGTTGTCGCCTACACCAGTGACACGACAAGAGAGCGCTGAAGATTCAACATGGGCTGGTTTCACATACTTCACTGAAGAGCATCGCAGTACCTTGTTAAAGTATTAATACCggttgcactttttttttacattttgtcacgttataGCCACAaagatcaatgttttttttttttgggagtttttctatgcactgcaaaaacaaactggtgAAGATTTGGGTGCAAATACCTTATTTGCGTTATAACTTAGAATTAAATATCGGTGCAGTTTAACTTCTAATATGGGAAAAGTGACTTGTTCCACTGAGAGATTGTTTTACATACGagtatttttttcatcagtattaaggaatcaTTAACTTAAGACAAGGTAtgtattgctgaaaagttacttattagttttgtcttatttcaagtgtactgtacaaagatatttgcagtagaaatcagacagaaaaaatacttgttaagattttgtgtttttgcagtgtgattgaccaacacaaagtaatctTGTGAAGAGGGAGGAAAACAGGTCGGTGTGTTTAACATCTCTACTGCAGTGAACATTTGTATTCATCCCCCTATAgtttgtctgtcacataaactcccactaaaatacagtgaagtttgtggtttcGAAGTGACAAAGGGCtaagaatacttttgcaaggcactgcacaTGGACAAGCAGCAGAAAGCTGCAGTCAGAGCGCTTATTGCTTACAGATGGGCAAGAGCTTAGACAGATCCAGATGGGGCTCACTGGGGTCCTCGCTTTGGTGTGCAGCACGCACAGCGCAAAAAATGTGCACCCCATTTGGCTAACCTGGAGCACAGGCACGTCGTGGGACAAAAAGAAGcttaaaagcaagaaaacatcCTGAGCCAGGAGAGGACAGAGGGCTGAGAGGAAGCAGACGGCGCAGACGAAGGCCTTTGTTGCAGCTGCTACAGAAGTATCGACAGAGAAACACCTGCTCACGTTTCTCGCCTCCCGCTTGTTCTATCTTTCTCTGTGGTTGCAGACTCTCTTACTTCTCTTTTCCCCTGTGGTTGTCATATTGAAAGATCTCACTTCATTTGCCAAGCTGATAGAcgtaggagtgtgtgtgtgtgtgcgtgtgtcttaGTTGatatgtatgcgtgtgtgtgtgctcgcgGGAAGCTTGAGGCGTGATTGCGAAACTACAACCCCAATGTTGAGCTTAACCAGAGAGGTGAGAGGAGACTTGAAAAATTGTGCGTACGCTCATAAAGTTTGGGAAATGGCAGCGCCAACTCAGCCGTTTACTGAAACTGATACCTTCACATCATTCATCACTCCAGCGGATTATCAGAGACCAattcaaagcaaagaaaatgagtAATACTACTGAGAACTTTCAgaatcatatttcttttttccttctttcttttttttttacataaatttgtTCAATTAACCATGGACGGTCACACACGCCCAACACTGACACCGCTCTGGGCAGAAAAATCTAGGGCAGTGGGAAGCACTCTGTGGCGTGAGCCAGGTGTTCTGGCCCCAGTTCTCATCTGGCAGGAGACAGACGCCAGCAAAGATACACAGACAAACAAGAAGCTCAGGCAGACAGAAATCATTTACAACAGACTTCTTTATTTAAAGACCTTTAAAGCATCGCTACAAGCAAACTGTTGTGAACTTGAGAAAAAGGCAGCAGAATTTACAGAAGGAGCTGNNNNNNNNNNNNNNNNNNNNNNNNNNNNNNNNNNNNNNNNNNNNNNNNNNNNNNNNNNNNNNNNNNNNNNNNNNNNNNNNNNNNNNNNNNNNNNNNNNNNNNNNNTGGGATGCAACTTAACACAtgaagtgccttgcaaaaggtTACATACACACACTTTAGTTGATTTCACCAGGATCgtatgtgacagaccaaaacaaattaGCTTATAATTGTCGATTCAAATGGAAACGATGCACGATTTTTAGACATACTTTCTATAATGAAAAGAACCAAAGAAAGTTGTGATATGCTCTCTGCCCCCTTTCATCTGCTACCCCTAAATAGAATCCAGTCTGACCATTTCCTGCACCTCATCAGTACATAAactccacctgtgtgtaatttaatctcagtatgaCTCCAGCTGTTCTACGAAAACCTCAaaggtttattagagaacattagagaatAAACAGCCTCGTCAGactgtggagaagtttaaagtcATGTTATTTTACGGACGACACCATAAATATGCGCCATTAGAAGAGAACCTTTTGGCCTCATTATTCTGAACACATCATTCCCAAGGGGAGCCACGGTTTTAGCGTTAATGAAGGAACAGCCTGACCAAGACCAGGGAACACAGCACAAAGCTCTGGGATAAGGTTTGGAACAGGGACACATTAAGACATAACATGCCAAGTTTTTAGCATCATAAAGTGATCAATTTATTATATGAATCGTATATTAAAATGAGTGCAGCTCGATTATTTTCTGCCAAGACAGGGGGGGTCACTTAAAGTCGATAGGCTGGGCAAGgagaagattttatttcagagcAGAGGCCAAGAGGCACCAGTTACTCCGCAGCTCAGGTAGGAGAAGAGGATATCACCAAAACTAAATTTTTGACCTACATACAAAAGATGTTGGTGACAGCATCAAACCCTGGGAAGTGCTTTTCTTTAGATAGAAGAAATGCATGGAATTAAATACAAGGCAATTCTGGGAAAATTGTTATGGAAATGAACCAGGAGCTACAATGGAGTGATTGagatcaaagcaaaaatataattgtgttctaatttttgttggtctgtcacatcaAATTCCAAATAAACACACTGAAGTGTGTAGTTTTaatgttaccaaaaaaaaaaagcagaaaagttcaGGGGGTGTCAAGactttttgcaaggcactgttaACATGTcgaaaacaacagcagcaattgCAGCAAAAGCTAGTTTGAAAACTggtgtaatttcatttaaaaacacaaacataagaaCACAGCATGTTAAATAAGGTTGCTGTACAAAAGTACGCCCTTTTTGCAGTTTGAGGTACGCCACTGTGCTTGCTCTTACCAGTGAACTTCTGTGGCATTGAACTTTTCCGCTTGGCAACGTTGCTGGCGAGCCTGTCGAGAAGCAGCGCGCGCTCTGAGCCCATCTGAGACCTGGCTGTGTGGCTGTCCTCTGCTTGaccacaaaaagacaaagacagaaaacaaaaagagagtaAGAAAGACGACAGCAACGTCAAGGAAACAAAGACCTGTTGCCGAGCCACTGCTCTTCATAAAATGAAgcgcaaataaataaataaaccaacgAGGAGGAACAACTCATTAATTTGGCATTAGACGCTCCTCTGACCtcacttcctggttttttttttttctttatttttttttctctttacctCATCAGTGAAGGAGGAGAGACCACAGGATGAGGATGTACTTCCTCACCACTACAGCACTATCAAGCAAAACTTACGACATTCGGTGACCACAGAAACAGTGCGCCTTCTTGTGTGTTGCAATCGTGCAACTGTCCTGCTGGTACAATAAGGCGCAGTCGGCAGCGGGGGCCGACGTCTTACGTGAGCGTGCCTACGCTGGGCCGGCCCGGGCTCAAAAGTTTGCCCTATTTGGTTTCCCCTTTGCTGATACAGACATGAGAAGCGGTCTCCGCTGCACTGAGCCATCACACCACAGCAGCCATAACCTATTTAGTCAGTAATCATGGGGCACCAGCTATAAGTTCATTAATTTAATGAGGCCATAAAAACAGGATCTGCTGGCTTTTTAACTGCACGCCCGCTGTGTACGCTCACGAAcgaacgcaaaaaaaaaaaaaaggcaacaacgTGTTTTAGTGGACTTgatggctgcagcagctgcatgtGTGAAGTTTCGGAGATGTTTTCAGAGAGTGTGACGGCTGCTCACCTCTCTCGGCGGGACCTTTGCTCTGAATGTACACATGGCACCTCTCCCTGTGCTCGTCGAGGGAGCTCCGCTGCTTGTAGCTGCGACTGCAGTGGTTGCACTTGAAGGGCTTCTCTACTGCGAGCAAGAGTTTCAGTTAATCACCAAAAAACATTGACGGCATGAAAACTGGCACAGCACTTATGATTTCACAAAGTGTGCAGTTTCGCTCAAAACTGATGAGGTGTTtctttgtgccttttttttttgttttgagaccgacggcaggtaaagaaaaaaaaaacaaaacaaaacacgtgACCTGAAAGTGAATGAGTAAGTTTCCAGAGGCGATTGAGTAAAAGATATCATAATGCGATGTGTGTTGTTTGCAAGAACGCACAGCGGAGCTGTTACTGGAAAAGCCAAGAGCCCTCCCGCAAACCCTCACGAGCCGAGATTcaaaagggagagagagactaGACTCAAAGGAGTAACTGACATGGCACTGTTCGCAGGTGCATACGATATATGGGCGGCTTTGACGCCGTGTGTGCGTGCTGAGTGATTAAGAACGCATGCATGTGGCTGGCTGCTACCAGAATGGGTGCGCAGGTGCCCGCTGAGAGCGTCGCGTCGTCGGCAGGCGTAGCTGCACATCGGGCATTTGAAAGGCTTCTCTCCGGAGTGCAGTTTGATGTGGCGAAGCAGGTTTCCCTTCTGGGTGAAGGAGGCCCCACACTGAGTGCAGTGGAATGGCCTCTCacctgagaaacaaaaacaaaaaataaaaataacactcagaggagaggaagaaaaaaaagaaacccacaTGGTTTAACTCATTAAATTGCAGAAGAAACTTCTTGCATATTTGCTGCTTCTATTGGCTTGTTGGTCACGGCAttgatatatatacatatatattcatacacacacatatatatataatgcatttctatttttttgcaattactATGTAGTTTCCCATTATTACAGTGAATTGCAAAACACAGAATCATTCACCATCTTTTGAAAGGGGAACAAAGCAACATCCACTGATTGTTGAGAGAAGACGTTCTCACGACTCAGACCACCAAGCAAGTTGTGCGAAAGATGGTGAAAACAGCCTCTGCTGAATGCGGTGTAATGTGTCACATGTTCCCCCACGAGTCCAGCTGACGGGGACTAAAGCCAGTTTGGCCGTCTGGTAGCGTCTCAACTAGAATGTACTCTTTGAAAGGTGTGCATTGTCTACAAGGTTTTTCCACCTCATCgttacatttgttatttttagaaaagttcCCCCATCATTTCTAGAAGTGTCTCCatcagtacagaaaaaaaaaaaaaagacatgataCAATACAGCACGTTCTAACCGTGATACTGCAATGCATTCACTGAAATGCcccaaaaacaaagcagtggtTGGGCAGCATGTTGAACAGCGTGTTTCCTCAGACTGGAGGCAGGATTGATGCTTTGCAGCGACCAACCCAGAGTCATGACTTGAATCTGATAATTTGTGAAGctagctaaagattagggtaaTGGCAAGCAGgccatttgattaaaaacctcTAATCAAATAGGcttattaccaaaaataaatagtcAAAAAACCAACAGACGTGGGCAAAAACTATTTTAAGAAGGGTTTAatgccaataaaatattttccactgacAATTTAGAAAGGTGTGCATAATTTTAATCAcgccatttatttatttatttatttgtaaaaatgtaaatgaaacagaaaagtaTGTCCCTTTTagattgtctttatttttttggtgtgaAATGTCTGTCATTTACAATCAGACAGAAACcttttggttgaatgaaaaaaaaaaaaaaatgtaaatctacTAGAAGTATGAATCATTTGAACTCAACTGTACCGGTAACCCAGCTGAGGCGTTTGGAGGTTTAGTTCTGTAGTAGTGATGGGTAATAAGTGACAAAACTTGATGATGAAGGTTCCCACacattttctatttcaaaattCCACACCGAATTTTCAGGTTTTGTGGTGTACTAGAAATTGCTACGAGATTTGTTTACAATGAAAACTCCACCACAGTAGTCAGCTCTTATTACGTGCATGTTTCACAGACGAAGAAACTCAAAGCCGTTCCACTATTTTTGGAATCTGGACGCGTCGTTGCTCCGGCTCcatttgaaaatctaaaatgctCTCactggattctttttttttttttaaagcaaaacatggaATCTTTAATGCAGTTATTCTGCTCATTAAGTCGTTAATAACGTTAAGAGGCTGCTtcacaaaagcaaataaatgtctACCaccctaaaaataaatgtttctgggTGGTGCGTTGCAGAACAGTAGAGCAGGTGCCCCGTATCCA harbors:
- the LOC103463304 gene encoding zinc finger protein Aiolos-like isoform X2, whose amino-acid sequence is MNTDKHPEVASPEEDEMEACSAAAEVNAQEEEEQKEDASVTVNGIHSDAVMDARVIKTEAEETDDAEHAVIMPKEEAEGDSEDGMEEGVDEDRTEEDDEQRDEDGMNEPQDLSLVDYSRYEAASLPDGQTTGALDEAADGGYAPGSTAPRIPTQGKLSCDICGLSCISINVLLVHKRSHTGERPFHCTQCGASFTQKGNLLRHIKLHSGEKPFKCPMCSYACRRRDALSGHLRTHSVEKPFKCNHCSRSYKQRSSLDEHRERCHVYIQSKGPAEREDSHTARSQMGSERALLLDRLASNVAKRKSSMPQKFTGDNGVCLDLSFNREMLHRSDIKDPLPGSPGPEGQLQTVLAGPDGDPPPTHRPYPIPLNRTDINPISLTNGHKMPLLGLPHGAQPPLSMDSFHNDASQMTQPVMYSLGHLLGGINHQNGVPHPHSQPIPLTPLEALRVMRADGESGAPPGAVYPCGHCRVLFLDYVMFTIHMGCHGFRDPLECNVCGHRSRDRYEFSSHIARGEHRLELK
- the LOC103463304 gene encoding zinc finger protein Aiolos-like isoform X1, giving the protein MNTDKHPEVASPEEDEMEACSAAAEVNAQEEEEQKEDASVTVNGIHSDAVMDARVIKTEAEETDDAEHAVIMPKEEAEGDSEDGMEEGVDEDRTEEDDEQRDEDGMNEPQDLSLVDYSRYEAASLPDGQTTGALDEAADGGYAPGSTAPRIPTQGKLSCDICGLSCISINVLLVHKRSHTGERPFHCTQCGASFTQKGNLLRHIKLHSGEKPFKCPMCSYACRRRDALSGHLRTHSVEKPFKCNHCSRSYKQRSSLDEHRERCHVYIQSKGPAERAEDSHTARSQMGSERALLLDRLASNVAKRKSSMPQKFTGDNGVCLDLSFNREMLHRSDIKDPLPGSPGPEGQLQTVLAGPDGDPPPTHRPYPIPLNRTDINPISLTNGHKMPLLGLPHGAQPPLSMDSFHNDASQMTQPVMYSLGHLLGGINHQNGVPHPHSQPIPLTPLEALRVMRADGESGAPPGAVYPCGHCRVLFLDYVMFTIHMGCHGFRDPLECNVCGHRSRDRYEFSSHIARGEHRLELK
- the LOC103463304 gene encoding zinc finger protein Eos-like isoform X3: MNTDKHPEVASPEEDEMEACSAAAEVNAQEEEEQKEDASVTVNGIHSDAVMDARVIKTEAEETDDAEHAVIMPKEEAEGDSEDGMEEGVDEDRTEEDDEQRDEDGMNEPQDLSLVDYSRYEAASLPDGQTTGERPFHCTQCGASFTQKGNLLRHIKLHSGEKPFKCPMCSYACRRRDALSGHLRTHSVEKPFKCNHCSRSYKQRSSLDEHRERCHVYIQSKGPAERAEDSHTARSQMGSERALLLDRLASNVAKRKSSMPQKFTGDNGVCLDLSFNREMLHRSDIKDPLPGSPGPEGQLQTVLAGPDGDPPPTHRPYPIPLNRTDINPISLTNGHKMPLLGLPHGAQPPLSMDSFHNDASQMTQPVMYSLGHLLGGINHQNGVPHPHSQPIPLTPLEALRVMRADGESGAPPGAVYPCGHCRVLFLDYVMFTIHMGCHGFRDPLECNVCGHRSRDRYEFSSHIARGEHRLELK